Proteins encoded by one window of Bradyrhizobium sp. B097:
- a CDS encoding YopT-type cysteine protease domain-containing protein — translation MDNRVSSQSIRIDHADELGQSPDSSNFSQALTDLAQREILAPEELYDKMGICCSKPHTSDANVYSPGSSNPSTSSLSSNSNPSSPARPIRPLFQYRTAELPGANVNGICVGLSAEWLLNLDRSPSSRMRALRPGAQSHASAATRQQRYEDLNTQLRSDRAGGSHNLRATITMLREAGLDPSVDQTRYRFGTSSRIAQIVDEVTEDPSIYLLGLRFAGRGAHTLATSTSNGTTTLFDPNYGEFTVRSDQLGELLKSLADRYSNLNGYDISTVATQKII, via the coding sequence ATGGATAATCGTGTTAGTAGCCAATCGATACGTATCGATCATGCTGACGAACTGGGTCAGTCGCCAGACAGTAGCAACTTTTCGCAAGCACTTACGGATCTCGCGCAACGCGAGATCCTGGCACCTGAGGAGCTGTACGACAAAATGGGGATCTGCTGCAGCAAGCCACATACCTCAGATGCAAACGTTTACAGTCCAGGCTCCTCAAACCCCAGCACATCCTCTCTGTCCTCCAACTCAAATCCCTCCTCTCCGGCCAGGCCGATCCGTCCCCTGTTCCAATACAGGACTGCTGAATTGCCCGGGGCCAATGTCAACGGTATCTGCGTTGGTCTGTCTGCGGAGTGGCTCCTCAATCTCGATCGCAGTCCCTCCTCCCGAATGCGTGCGCTGCGCCCGGGTGCTCAAAGCCACGCCTCAGCGGCAACGCGGCAGCAGCGGTATGAAGATCTCAATACGCAGCTGCGAAGCGATAGGGCGGGAGGTTCTCACAACCTTCGGGCAACAATTACAATGCTACGCGAGGCGGGCTTGGATCCATCCGTCGACCAGACGCGGTATAGGTTTGGTACATCTTCGCGCATTGCCCAGATAGTGGACGAAGTCACCGAAGACCCATCGATCTATCTGCTCGGCTTGCGGTTCGCCGGACGTGGCGCACACACATTGGCAACGTCGACGTCGAATGGAACGACGACCCTCTTTGATCCCAACTATGGAGAATTCACTGTTCGGTCAGATCAGTTGGGTGAGCTGTTAAAAAGTCTCGCCGACCGCTACAGTAACCTGAACGGATATGATATATCGACGGTCGCCACACAGAAGATAATCTGA